The Solibacillus daqui genome has a segment encoding these proteins:
- a CDS encoding NUDIX hydrolase: MDYKIWNGASAIIIKDNKVLMVRGKDTNSWGVPSGGIEHGESARQACIREIWEETGYKARIIQPLHIKKTIIENYKVTTQYFLCEIIDGEITYHDPDQTIVEIAWKGYDEIAQIQHDYNEDQKVIMQLLVNG, translated from the coding sequence ATGGATTATAAAATTTGGAACGGTGCGTCAGCCATTATTATTAAAGATAACAAAGTACTTATGGTGCGTGGAAAGGATACAAACAGCTGGGGTGTTCCTTCTGGTGGCATTGAACATGGTGAGAGCGCCAGGCAAGCGTGTATTCGTGAAATTTGGGAGGAAACCGGCTACAAGGCTCGAATCATTCAACCGTTACATATAAAAAAGACGATTATCGAGAACTATAAAGTTACGACGCAATATTTTCTGTGTGAAATTATTGACGGTGAAATCACCTATCACGATCCTGATCAAACAATTGTAGAAATTGCATGGAAGGGTTATGATGAAATCGCTCAAATTCAGCATGATTACAATGAAGATCAAAAGGTAATTATGCAATTACTAGTGAATGGATAA
- a CDS encoding AAA family ATPase: MIIMINGAFGVGKTTTAQALHEKLANSMIYDPEMVGGMLRHVLPNDIKRAEATTGDFQDFVLWKELTVEVAKRLVEHYQLHLIVPMTIRKPEYFEYIYNGLKSIDEQTYHFCLTASKETIHKRLKERGEQEGNWCFHQTDKCLEAYEKYNFGPEIDTENVSVETIINFILNEIQQLNTPQIK; this comes from the coding sequence ATGATTATTATGATAAACGGCGCTTTTGGTGTTGGGAAAACAACTACTGCACAGGCACTGCACGAAAAATTGGCGAACAGTATGATTTATGACCCTGAGATGGTTGGGGGAATGCTGAGACATGTTCTCCCAAATGATATTAAGCGTGCAGAAGCAACGACAGGAGACTTTCAGGATTTTGTACTATGGAAAGAGCTAACAGTAGAGGTGGCAAAGCGCTTAGTTGAGCACTATCAGCTGCATTTAATTGTACCCATGACCATCCGAAAGCCAGAGTATTTTGAGTATATTTATAACGGCCTCAAAAGCATAGACGAACAAACCTATCATTTTTGTTTAACAGCCAGTAAGGAAACAATTCATAAAAGACTTAAGGAGCGTGGGGAGCAGGAGGGCAATTGGTGCTTCCATCAAACAGATAAATGTTTAGAGGCCTATGAGAAATATAACTTTGGCCCAGAGATTGATACAGAGAATGTAAGTGTGGAGACAATTATTAATTTCATATTGAATGAAATCCAGCAGTTGAACACACCTCAAATAAAATAG
- a CDS encoding HlyD family secretion protein encodes MYVSKKVKITGAIIAIVVLVNAYLLLRENDIILKKYYINDAHFAVTKDHEKILSTDAIVTSSNEQFIAAPVQAIDEVLVTEGQTVDVLGELVLFKLEETEKEIARLESDLAAYETELEELNSVVSQLEIVSTETNSTSATDSNTTRVEDILNLTLSIELGIEQGTPTVEGIAIIQRAIAETERQMELLSSRITQLSENNMLTSPVDGIVKEIVLEGDSIIFNIQSTDKKLVTYVTPKQWQEVEIDQMAKITLFKGQDNELTIDGNVIEKQQIPALESIGFQEMKKHEKINVNETVYEVSIQLSEDISDTPIGTLATADITVNEETHSLGVDNEWLVQIENEDDDKAQYIYMLDGNGNTLLQPVEKYFVYKSRLNQHEALTMDSKGSEELEETEQPTTPRIQTVNLKAESKSKVVKEELIDVAVISGPDELYPIFLDGTTRNLSAPTFLPYPLQSFELSHIESDWRLILKYWLK; translated from the coding sequence ATGTATGTGTCGAAAAAAGTGAAAATCACAGGCGCAATTATTGCGATAGTAGTATTAGTGAATGCTTATCTACTATTGAGAGAGAACGACATTATTCTAAAGAAATACTATATTAATGACGCACACTTTGCAGTAACAAAAGATCATGAGAAAATTCTCTCAACAGACGCTATTGTAACTTCAAGCAATGAGCAATTTATCGCAGCACCTGTTCAAGCGATTGATGAGGTGCTCGTAACGGAAGGGCAAACGGTAGATGTGCTTGGCGAATTGGTGCTCTTCAAGTTAGAAGAAACGGAAAAAGAAATTGCTCGACTAGAATCGGACCTTGCTGCCTATGAGACCGAGTTAGAAGAGTTAAATAGTGTTGTTTCACAGCTAGAAATAGTTAGTACAGAGACGAATTCAACTTCTGCAACCGATTCGAATACGACGCGTGTTGAAGACATCTTGAATCTGACTTTATCGATTGAGTTAGGGATTGAACAAGGTACACCAACAGTCGAGGGTATTGCAATTATTCAACGTGCTATAGCTGAAACGGAGCGACAAATGGAATTATTGTCTAGTCGTATTACCCAATTGAGTGAAAATAATATGTTAACGTCTCCTGTTGACGGCATCGTGAAGGAAATTGTGTTAGAAGGAGATTCGATTATCTTCAATATACAATCTACTGATAAGAAGCTAGTTACTTATGTAACACCAAAGCAATGGCAAGAAGTCGAAATCGATCAAATGGCTAAAATAACATTATTCAAAGGGCAAGATAATGAATTAACGATAGATGGAAACGTAATTGAAAAGCAACAAATTCCAGCTCTTGAGTCCATTGGCTTTCAAGAAATGAAAAAGCACGAAAAAATAAATGTTAACGAAACAGTATATGAGGTAAGTATCCAATTAAGTGAGGATATTTCCGATACGCCTATAGGGACATTAGCTACTGCGGATATAACAGTTAACGAAGAAACACATAGCTTGGGTGTAGATAACGAATGGCTTGTTCAAATCGAAAATGAGGATGACGACAAAGCGCAGTATATTTATATGCTTGATGGAAATGGTAATACATTGCTACAGCCTGTTGAAAAATACTTTGTCTATAAATCAAGGTTAAATCAACATGAGGCACTAACGATGGATTCGAAGGGTAGCGAGGAACTTGAAGAAACGGAACAACCTACAACACCACGCATCCAGACCGTAAATTTAAAGGCTGAATCAAAGTCAAAAGTGGTAAAAGAAGAACTGATAGATGTAGCGGTTATTTCAGGACCGGATGAATTGTATCCGATTTTTTTAGATGGAACAACCCGCAACCTATCCGCACCAACATTTTTACCATATCCACTTCAATCATTTGAATTAAGTCATATTGAAAGTGATTGGCGATTAATTTTAAAATATTGGTTGAAATAA
- a CDS encoding amino acid transporter — protein MSEFHYWQQLSQPSRLTHSLENSENGKLKGYTKWVTIILGFTLAYFIVRDIWGMNTTQLTYLLVNGDYDQYRFARLISLIGAILTGLLYFLFYYYFIPGILYAFTSNIPYRWIQKVQLYVIPIIIVEKLITVIIFAAVGFATPFTFFSVAPMVSYVYYQDYLLYFLNQITVASVVTVWIQYTFLAQWENRKKVLLIKLILLQVIIAAIVALISILPMATWIEGWLGK, from the coding sequence ATGAGTGAGTTTCATTACTGGCAACAGCTTTCCCAACCTTCTCGCCTTACACATAGTTTAGAAAATAGCGAGAATGGGAAGTTAAAAGGTTATACAAAGTGGGTAACGATTATTTTAGGGTTTACCCTTGCATATTTTATTGTACGTGATATTTGGGGTATGAACACAACGCAACTGACGTATTTGCTCGTAAATGGCGACTATGATCAGTACCGTTTTGCGCGGCTTATATCATTAATAGGCGCTATTTTGACAGGGTTACTATATTTCCTATTCTATTATTATTTTATTCCGGGCATTTTATATGCTTTTACGAGTAATATTCCATATCGTTGGATTCAAAAGGTACAGCTTTATGTGATTCCTATTATTATTGTTGAAAAGCTTATTACGGTGATTATTTTTGCAGCGGTTGGTTTTGCGACGCCGTTTACATTTTTCTCAGTTGCTCCAATGGTATCGTATGTATATTATCAGGATTATTTGCTTTATTTTCTTAATCAGATCACTGTTGCGTCCGTTGTAACTGTATGGATTCAATATACATTCTTAGCACAATGGGAAAATCGCAAAAAAGTACTGCTTATTAAACTAATTCTTCTTCAAGTTATAATAGCAGCAATTGTGGCCCTTATTAGCATTTTACCAATGGCTACATGGATCGAAGGGTGGCTAGGTAAGTAA
- a CDS encoding GNAT family N-acetyltransferase yields the protein MQLFVRQMNEAMATDILGWQYDKPYDFYNNEQTEDAMKEMLDGSYYTIVDGSNVLIGFFCIGVNAKVPAGNQFGVYTEDLVDMGVGMNPTLVGKGNGFEFCTHVIQFIRQQPNNPTIRLTVATFNERAIHLYKKLGFVAEKNFSTGGTEFITMVKKD from the coding sequence ATGCAATTGTTTGTGCGACAGATGAATGAAGCGATGGCTACTGATATTTTGGGTTGGCAATACGATAAGCCGTATGATTTTTACAATAATGAGCAAACAGAGGATGCGATGAAAGAAATGCTCGACGGTTCATATTATACGATTGTTGATGGCAGCAATGTGTTAATTGGCTTCTTTTGTATTGGAGTCAATGCTAAAGTCCCTGCAGGTAATCAGTTTGGTGTGTACACTGAAGATTTAGTTGATATGGGGGTTGGTATGAATCCGACCCTAGTAGGTAAAGGAAATGGTTTTGAATTTTGTACGCATGTTATTCAATTTATTCGACAGCAACCTAATAACCCTACAATTCGATTAACGGTGGCAACGTTTAATGAAAGAGCCATTCATTTATATAAAAAGCTAGGTTTTGTTGCAGAAAAAAACTTCAGCACGGGTGGTACGGAGTTTATAACGATGGTTAAAAAAGATTGA
- a CDS encoding YfiT family bacillithiol transferase — MDVKYPIGQLLVPEHVTLENVQEWLKQTKTYTQRLRETVDGLSEDDLNKTYRDGSWNVRQLVHHIADSQLNMYQRLKLALTDNNPTVPAFGEEQWAIQPDTKLPVESSLKMLEGINERIVELGEHLTEEQLNRVFTHQVNGEIKVATKVAKLAWHEEHHLAHIKNALAK, encoded by the coding sequence ATGGACGTAAAATACCCAATTGGTCAATTGCTAGTGCCTGAACATGTAACGCTTGAAAATGTTCAAGAATGGTTAAAACAAACCAAGACTTATACACAGCGCTTACGTGAAACGGTAGATGGTTTAAGTGAAGATGATTTAAACAAAACGTATCGGGATGGTAGCTGGAATGTGCGTCAATTGGTGCATCATATTGCTGATTCACAGCTCAATATGTACCAACGCTTAAAGCTGGCCTTAACAGATAATAATCCAACTGTACCTGCTTTTGGTGAAGAACAGTGGGCGATTCAACCAGATACAAAACTTCCAGTAGAAAGCTCGCTTAAAATGCTAGAGGGCATTAACGAACGCATTGTTGAATTGGGAGAGCATTTAACAGAAGAGCAATTAAATCGCGTGTTCACGCATCAAGTGAACGGTGAAATTAAAGTTGCAACAAAGGTAGCCAAACTCGCGTGGCATGAGGAACACCACTTGGCGCATATTAAAAACGCATTAGCTAAATAA
- a CDS encoding translocation protein TolB, producing MAIRILLVLLFVSFNFIFTTSTSAEIPLKAAFIRDHQLWMKEGNKETQLTKGTYVFNPQWSKDGQFIAYTAGDKNGENTNLFIYDVKKKESYLPYISIETSNYKWSPTSNQLAYTSGGVLNVTQTKNGRPQGFGNVSLGVSDFEWFPNGKEFIVSSQSNLLPTGWEPVRLFKVPVDANLDSNKIKPFYTVQTNTTDLFAIDAEYFKWSSDGSWVSFLLTPTASWSADSNTLSVLSSTGDNFQVIGKMLGRGNWIKWAPTKNQLAFISGEGRFYVENKNTAIADIPELKKPKEYTPKGYVDLDLEWLSANEIIVARAKENKKWNEGPVPTMFTALYVINIQTGEQKQLTFPKNNQLDNSPQVVGSTITWYRKSEKENKGDVWIKDRMDGLEHRWLKNVDDAPTFLNTN from the coding sequence TTGGCAATTAGGATTTTATTAGTTCTACTATTTGTTAGTTTTAATTTTATCTTTACAACAAGTACTTCAGCTGAAATTCCACTTAAAGCGGCCTTTATACGGGATCATCAGCTTTGGATGAAAGAGGGCAATAAAGAAACGCAACTTACAAAAGGTACGTATGTTTTCAATCCGCAGTGGTCAAAAGATGGTCAATTTATCGCGTATACAGCAGGTGACAAAAATGGCGAGAACACCAATTTGTTTATTTATGATGTAAAGAAAAAGGAAAGCTATTTGCCCTATATTTCAATTGAAACAAGTAATTATAAATGGTCTCCAACATCCAATCAACTAGCTTACACTTCAGGTGGTGTCCTAAACGTTACACAAACAAAAAATGGTCGACCACAAGGTTTCGGAAATGTATCTCTAGGTGTTAGTGATTTTGAATGGTTCCCAAACGGAAAAGAGTTTATTGTTTCATCTCAATCGAATTTGCTACCTACTGGATGGGAACCGGTGCGTCTATTTAAAGTGCCCGTAGATGCAAATCTTGATTCGAATAAAATAAAGCCTTTTTATACCGTTCAAACAAATACAACTGACTTATTTGCAATTGATGCAGAATATTTTAAATGGAGTTCTGATGGTAGTTGGGTTAGCTTCTTATTAACTCCTACTGCGTCTTGGTCTGCTGATAGTAATACGCTATCTGTGCTTTCATCAACAGGAGACAACTTTCAAGTAATAGGGAAAATGCTTGGGAGGGGAAATTGGATCAAGTGGGCTCCTACGAAAAATCAATTAGCATTCATATCGGGTGAAGGGAGATTTTATGTCGAAAACAAAAATACTGCTATTGCCGATATTCCTGAATTAAAAAAACCTAAAGAATACACACCAAAAGGATATGTTGACCTTGATTTGGAATGGCTTTCTGCGAATGAAATAATTGTTGCACGGGCAAAAGAAAACAAAAAATGGAACGAGGGCCCAGTTCCAACGATGTTTACAGCGCTATACGTAATAAATATTCAAACAGGAGAACAAAAGCAGCTGACCTTTCCGAAGAACAATCAACTTGACAATTCTCCTCAAGTGGTTGGTTCAACGATTACATGGTATCGAAAATCTGAGAAAGAAAACAAGGGAGATGTATGGATTAAAGATAGAATGGATGGTCTAGAACATCGATGGTTAAAAAATGTAGATGATGCACCGACTTTTTTAAATACAAATTAA
- a CDS encoding DUF4179 domain-containing protein, translating into MERFENKIKNEIKESKNITYPDFDQMWSDIQQDELKTNGGKPVEMLPRRRKRFALIAGLSVALLATPVYGALTYDWSNILSYREGIQSALDQGLGQTIEQSVTKEGVTLTVHKAFLDDNRTVLLYSLKPSASWAEKEVSFEQIGLKDHKGNLIEGRYTHKWNDELGMFQGYFETDWVAKGKTADVEFIIENIKFIGDANQSINYNPKDPNKQVFQIQKDGIGSITMETFEQPEDKVLLRSTVSFTDPEMVGKSWVRIEAINDMNKSIEEAEPSVFGTRTVTGEEVNRQIYKSDAIRKEGTKFQLAYDQTLETTEGIWNLNLALSKKHLENGSFKEVLNIPLIDVPGERKIHEMIVTPTQVRLIIEGRGRYYTFPYRDYQLDIGGTLLTGHVWSVQGSPNKMELRFEITGIDVMNLESQPMTFIAKHRIDEASGDQNPIRLTGISAEPQSLTTHIGEYPISWTYYMKDNNLYVESFSSDSTFGGVVQTYYLDSKDRQYGTPAMLGIFGDDNNKNMDVYENFDKTELDIFISNYTVHKRNDVLRVPLKTGK; encoded by the coding sequence TTGGAACGCTTTGAAAACAAGATTAAAAATGAAATAAAAGAATCGAAAAATATAACTTATCCTGATTTTGATCAAATGTGGAGTGATATCCAGCAGGACGAACTGAAGACTAATGGAGGCAAACCAGTTGAAATGCTTCCTCGAAGACGAAAACGATTTGCTTTAATAGCAGGATTATCGGTAGCGCTATTGGCTACACCGGTTTATGGAGCGCTGACTTATGATTGGTCCAACATCCTTTCTTATAGAGAAGGTATTCAGTCCGCATTAGACCAAGGCCTAGGTCAGACAATCGAGCAATCCGTTACAAAGGAGGGTGTTACGCTAACTGTGCATAAGGCGTTTTTAGACGATAACAGAACCGTCCTACTGTATAGTTTGAAACCTAGCGCATCATGGGCTGAAAAGGAAGTAAGCTTTGAACAAATCGGACTAAAAGATCATAAGGGTAATTTAATAGAAGGAAGATATACACATAAGTGGAATGATGAGCTCGGTATGTTCCAAGGTTATTTTGAAACTGATTGGGTTGCGAAAGGGAAGACGGCTGATGTTGAGTTTATTATAGAGAATATTAAGTTCATTGGCGATGCGAATCAGTCAATTAATTACAATCCTAAAGACCCCAATAAGCAAGTGTTTCAAATTCAGAAAGACGGGATTGGCAGCATAACGATGGAGACTTTTGAACAACCGGAAGATAAAGTATTGCTTCGATCAACCGTATCGTTTACAGACCCTGAAATGGTAGGTAAAAGTTGGGTGCGCATTGAAGCTATTAATGACATGAATAAATCTATTGAGGAAGCTGAACCGTCTGTCTTCGGAACTCGAACGGTGACGGGAGAAGAAGTAAACCGCCAAATATACAAATCTGACGCTATACGTAAGGAAGGAACCAAATTTCAGTTAGCTTATGATCAAACATTAGAAACTACTGAAGGTATCTGGAACTTAAATTTGGCTCTGTCTAAAAAGCATTTGGAAAATGGATCATTTAAGGAGGTGCTAAATATCCCTCTGATCGATGTGCCTGGCGAGAGGAAAATTCATGAGATGATAGTCACACCAACTCAAGTTCGCCTCATTATCGAAGGTAGGGGCAGATATTACACTTTCCCTTATAGGGACTACCAACTGGATATAGGAGGGACTCTATTAACTGGGCATGTGTGGAGTGTACAAGGAAGTCCTAACAAGATGGAGCTGCGTTTTGAAATTACAGGAATTGATGTGATGAACTTGGAAAGCCAACCCATGACGTTTATTGCCAAGCACCGTATAGATGAGGCTAGCGGCGACCAAAATCCGATACGCTTAACTGGCATATCAGCCGAACCTCAAAGCTTAACTACTCACATTGGGGAGTATCCGATTTCATGGACTTATTATATGAAGGACAATAATCTCTATGTGGAATCCTTTAGCTCAGACTCAACATTCGGAGGAGTCGTTCAAACCTATTATCTAGACAGTAAAGATCGGCAGTATGGAACGCCTGCTATGTTAGGAATATTTGGAGATGATAATAATAAAAATATGGACGTGTATGAGAATTTTGACAAGACCGAGCTCGACATTTTCATTTCGAATTATACAGTTCATAAGCGCAATGATGTACTACGTGTTCCGCTTAAGACGGGAAAATAA
- a CDS encoding RNA polymerase sigma factor: protein MTERELFDAYNKDVYRTCYYMLKNKQDSEDVCHDVFVTVFRQNWRSVEHTRAWIMRITMNHCLNLLKRNQTQFEKKDQIQWSHEQTIASVKSVETILLEKTATVEWEELLKQLPEKLMAVVTLRYIGELSMMEISGILKIPVGTVKSRLHKALKILRKKLESNHNSWLKGENHFGTL, encoded by the coding sequence TTGACAGAACGAGAATTATTCGATGCTTACAATAAAGATGTGTACCGCACTTGCTATTACATGCTGAAGAACAAACAAGATTCAGAAGATGTTTGCCATGACGTATTTGTCACTGTTTTTCGCCAAAATTGGAGAAGCGTAGAGCATACGCGTGCGTGGATCATGCGTATCACGATGAATCATTGCTTAAATCTTCTTAAAAGGAATCAGACCCAGTTTGAAAAAAAGGACCAGATTCAATGGTCCCATGAACAGACCATAGCATCTGTTAAATCGGTAGAAACTATTCTATTGGAAAAAACAGCTACTGTGGAATGGGAGGAACTTTTGAAGCAGCTTCCAGAGAAGTTGATGGCAGTTGTTACTCTTCGCTATATCGGCGAGCTGTCGATGATGGAAATTTCTGGAATCTTAAAGATTCCTGTAGGCACAGTGAAGTCGAGGCTTCACAAGGCATTGAAAATTTTGCGTAAAAAGCTTGAATCCAATCACAACTCATGGTTGAAGGGGGAGAATCACTTTGGAACGCTTTGA
- a CDS encoding GNAT family N-acetyltransferase: MEIIIRQERIEEYNKTEDVIMNAFLNEEYSDQKEHLLVSRIRKSDAFIPELSLVAVDQNNEIIGHILLSKITIVNDDNIANSLALAPVCVSPAHQKKGIGSKLINDALKLAKVLGHHSVIVLGHQDYYPKFGFKQANLWNIRAPFEVPAEIFMALELSENSLENVQGVVQYSKPFWSKFDS; the protein is encoded by the coding sequence ATGGAAATTATTATTAGACAAGAACGCATTGAAGAATATAACAAAACTGAAGACGTAATTATGAACGCCTTCTTAAATGAAGAATACAGCGACCAAAAAGAGCACCTACTCGTAAGTCGTATTAGAAAATCCGATGCATTTATTCCGGAACTTTCATTAGTTGCAGTAGACCAAAACAATGAAATCATTGGTCATATTCTTTTATCCAAAATTACAATCGTAAATGATGATAACATTGCGAATTCCTTAGCGCTTGCTCCAGTGTGTGTTTCACCCGCGCATCAGAAAAAAGGTATTGGAAGCAAATTAATTAATGATGCATTAAAACTGGCAAAAGTGCTCGGTCATCATTCAGTCATTGTTTTAGGACATCAAGATTATTATCCAAAGTTTGGCTTTAAACAAGCGAACTTATGGAATATCCGTGCGCCATTTGAAGTGCCCGCTGAAATATTTATGGCCCTAGAATTATCCGAGAATTCTCTTGAAAATGTACAAGGCGTAGTTCAATATTCAAAACCTTTTTGGAGTAAATTTGATTCGTAA
- a CDS encoding helix-turn-helix transcriptional regulator encodes MKNRIRELRKLKKITQEELSKQVGVSRQSIIAIESGKFNPSIELAYNISKVFNCTIEEVFIFEEGGI; translated from the coding sequence ATGAAAAATAGAATTCGTGAATTGAGGAAATTGAAGAAGATTACGCAGGAAGAATTGTCTAAGCAAGTTGGGGTATCACGGCAATCGATTATTGCAATTGAATCAGGGAAATTCAATCCATCTATTGAGCTTGCCTACAACATATCAAAAGTTTTCAATTGCACGATTGAAGAAGTGTTTATATTCGAAGAGGGGGGAATTTAA
- a CDS encoding PadR family transcriptional regulator — MAIQIFILTKLMEENNYPYKLKKQISELQPLETINGLTESKLYYHFESLAKQGFIEAKEVIKEEHRPDKQVFAITDKGREVLPKKIYKLFENADSIGDMIIGLANMKYVERDKVIVILEKKVNMIKTTWDKMSKFKDKHFIEPGQEVLADFVHGYANYKIDSSIQYLERLIMHIRNEEI; from the coding sequence ATGGCAATTCAAATTTTCATTTTGACCAAACTTATGGAGGAAAATAATTACCCATATAAATTAAAAAAGCAAATTTCAGAATTACAGCCTCTAGAAACGATAAATGGTCTGACTGAAAGCAAGTTATATTATCATTTTGAATCATTAGCGAAGCAAGGCTTTATAGAGGCAAAAGAAGTTATTAAAGAAGAGCATCGACCAGATAAACAAGTATTTGCGATTACTGATAAGGGTCGAGAAGTGTTACCGAAAAAGATTTATAAGCTTTTTGAAAATGCAGATTCAATTGGCGACATGATTATAGGTTTAGCTAATATGAAATATGTAGAGCGCGATAAAGTCATCGTTATATTAGAAAAGAAGGTAAACATGATAAAAACAACTTGGGATAAGATGTCTAAATTTAAAGACAAACATTTTATTGAACCGGGGCAAGAAGTATTGGCAGACTTTGTACATGGTTATGCGAATTATAAAATAGACAGCTCAATACAGTATTTAGAGCGATTAATAATGCACATACGAAATGAGGAAATATAG
- the trpB gene encoding tryptophan synthase subunit beta, which yields MSLEQKVELQEGFFGEFGGSFVPPALQNVLNVLAEQFNRYKDDEEFIAEYKHYLKEFVGRENPLTYASNLSDKLGGAKIYLKREDLNHTGAHKINNVIGQILLAKRMGATRIIAETGAGQHGVATATACALFGIPCTIYMGKLDTERQALNVFRMELLGAKVVAVNKGQGRLKDAVDEALNDLVENYENTFYLMGSVVGPHPFPTMVKHFQAVISEESKRQILEKEGKLPTAVIACVGGGSNAMGAFAHYIDEQSVRLIGVEPAEAPSLTQGVPAVIHGFKCLTLLDEEGNPQPTYSIAAGLDYPGVGPEHSHLKVSDRAEYVTVTGAETLAAFQELSQSEGIIPALESAHAIAHALKLAPTLSKEDILIVNLSGRGDKDVEQVFEMLSEQK from the coding sequence ATGAGTTTAGAACAAAAAGTAGAGTTGCAAGAAGGGTTTTTCGGGGAGTTTGGTGGTAGTTTCGTACCTCCAGCATTACAAAATGTATTAAATGTCTTAGCGGAGCAGTTTAATCGTTATAAAGACGACGAGGAATTTATTGCGGAATACAAGCATTACCTGAAAGAATTTGTAGGTCGAGAAAATCCACTGACGTATGCCAGCAATTTATCGGACAAATTAGGTGGCGCAAAAATTTATTTAAAACGGGAGGATCTGAATCATACAGGTGCTCATAAAATCAATAATGTAATCGGACAAATTTTACTTGCAAAACGTATGGGGGCTACGCGTATTATTGCAGAGACAGGAGCGGGCCAACACGGCGTTGCAACTGCGACTGCATGTGCATTATTCGGCATCCCTTGTACGATTTACATGGGGAAATTAGATACAGAAAGACAAGCCTTAAACGTATTCCGTATGGAGTTATTAGGGGCAAAAGTAGTAGCGGTCAACAAAGGGCAAGGTCGTTTAAAAGATGCCGTTGATGAAGCATTAAACGATTTAGTAGAAAACTATGAAAATACGTTTTATTTAATGGGTTCAGTAGTGGGACCACATCCATTCCCAACGATGGTGAAGCATTTCCAAGCCGTCATCAGTGAAGAATCCAAACGCCAAATTCTCGAAAAGGAAGGCAAGTTGCCAACAGCTGTGATTGCATGTGTAGGTGGCGGAAGTAATGCCATGGGTGCGTTTGCCCATTATATTGATGAACAATCGGTCCGTTTAATAGGCGTAGAGCCAGCGGAAGCCCCTTCATTAACACAAGGTGTTCCGGCAGTCATTCATGGCTTTAAATGTTTAACGCTTTTAGATGAAGAAGGGAACCCTCAGCCAACGTATTCCATTGCAGCAGGTTTAGATTATCCTGGGGTTGGTCCTGAACATTCCCATTTAAAAGTAAGCGACCGCGCTGAATACGTAACGGTAACAGGTGCCGAAACACTCGCCGCTTTCCAAGAACTTTCTCAAAGCGAAGGGATCATTCCAGCACTTGAGAGCGCACATGCCATTGCACATGCGTTGAAATTAGCACCGACATTATCGAAAGAAGACATCCTAATCGTCAACTTATCGGGACGCGGTGATAAAGACGTTGAACAAGTTTTTGAAATGCTTTCAGAACAAAAATAA